Proteins encoded within one genomic window of Edaphobacter lichenicola:
- a CDS encoding TonB-dependent receptor, translating to MHRQSVSPLQAVLYSLAAILLTTLGTSFANAQTFRGGINGTVTDRTGAAIANATVIAVQTDTDIKHTTTSSSGGEFLFQDLPLGSYSVTVSFSGFQTVKTDKISVQAGVIFTLPVSLPLSSSATTVEVDAAAVALDTTTTTQTTVLDAKVVADLPLNGRDFTQMISLTPGYAGYSGGGYGSLNGTRANQMNWQIDGVDNNDLWHNIPAVNQGGVSGIAGIILPLDAVDQFSAQTQSGPEGGRNPGGTVNLTLRSGTNQLHGTAYYFNRNEVFGAKSPFSSTKQKVRNYNTGFSVGGPFLKDKLFGFATFEHQRFVIGQSGNATEPSVGWQSQAQAILAQNGIAVNPVMQSVLNRLWGSSVLAKDTVGTVNNFHSSDPEYGYSWNGLGKVDYRLSDKDNLSAHWFVGQGSQVAPVGSQLLAYYEVAPIHVQNIAIVYNRVISSSISNQVLAGVNYFNQVFNDNQTGQDVQSLGFITGATFPNAPNITIGRPATTGGGTSAASSNFDPVGLTPPEGRNDITGHLTDQLSWTKGKHQMRFGGEYRQAQLDEFYHRHATGSFTFDGTQTTAVATQRNGGNAPTPNPDGLDGYRYSLADFLAGTTSAASITIGDPERQVFVNTWFLNAGDSWQLSPKLNVNYGIRYDYEGPLHNSNKDMSVFRPGLTATNGLAFQGSEIDSLYPKYYKNFSPRVGLSYALDSNTVIRAGYGWYADTPNLNPFLDNRPGNQAPNGVEGNPGGASPVYSVSAANGGSNTTIVQGVPIFPSSVGYPCKPTSPCGVFSVNPNFRPSYNENYNVNLEHTLAPSVIFQLGYVGSSARHLLSLLDINQATPGVYVSDPPTLPNAESADFKRQQHRPFYSQYGQYGNINQIESIGTANYNSLQAQIRITNWHHFSTQTIYTWSHALDEVSAYRGALPQDSTNFKGDYGNSDFDTRNTFVSFMSYEVPGSQHLKGLTGGWQVNGLLSFHGGQPFTVHASGDLSGTNEGNDRAVQIAPARVGYQGQSTTANWIDLSAFQDPTPGTFGTVRRNSFYAPGYSDVDLSVFKNTRIGERLTIQLRAEMFNLLNRNNFAPPSPSVGGSSQLSDTIGDYNGAPGIGAGEAFNTQFGGKIIF from the coding sequence ATGCATAGGCAATCGGTAAGCCCCCTACAGGCTGTGCTCTACAGTCTCGCCGCCATTCTGCTAACCACTCTCGGAACATCGTTTGCGAACGCCCAGACCTTCCGTGGAGGAATCAACGGTACCGTAACCGACCGCACCGGCGCCGCCATCGCCAACGCAACCGTCATCGCCGTCCAAACCGACACCGACATCAAGCACACCACCACCAGCTCCAGCGGCGGAGAGTTCCTCTTCCAGGATCTTCCTCTCGGCAGCTACAGCGTCACCGTCAGCTTCTCAGGCTTCCAGACCGTGAAAACCGACAAGATCTCCGTACAGGCCGGAGTCATCTTCACTCTCCCAGTCTCCCTTCCACTCTCCAGCTCCGCCACTACGGTAGAAGTCGATGCAGCAGCCGTAGCTCTCGACACAACAACCACCACGCAGACCACGGTGCTTGACGCCAAGGTCGTCGCAGACCTCCCACTCAACGGCCGCGACTTCACCCAGATGATCTCGCTCACTCCCGGCTACGCCGGATACAGCGGCGGCGGCTACGGCTCGCTCAACGGCACCCGCGCCAACCAGATGAACTGGCAGATCGACGGCGTGGACAACAACGATCTCTGGCATAACATCCCTGCGGTCAATCAAGGCGGCGTCTCCGGCATCGCCGGCATCATCCTCCCACTCGACGCAGTCGATCAGTTCTCTGCCCAGACACAGTCAGGTCCCGAAGGCGGCCGCAACCCAGGTGGCACCGTCAACCTGACTCTTCGTTCTGGCACCAATCAGCTTCACGGTACCGCATACTACTTCAATCGCAACGAAGTCTTCGGAGCCAAGAGCCCCTTCTCCTCCACCAAGCAGAAGGTTCGCAACTACAACACCGGCTTCTCCGTCGGCGGCCCCTTCCTCAAAGACAAACTCTTCGGCTTCGCCACCTTTGAACATCAGCGCTTCGTCATCGGCCAATCCGGGAACGCAACCGAGCCCTCCGTAGGCTGGCAGAGTCAAGCACAGGCAATCCTTGCGCAGAACGGAATTGCGGTCAACCCAGTCATGCAGAGCGTCCTCAACAGACTCTGGGGTTCAAGTGTCCTCGCGAAAGACACGGTGGGAACCGTAAACAACTTCCATTCCAGCGATCCCGAGTACGGATACAGCTGGAACGGTCTCGGCAAGGTTGACTATCGCCTCAGCGACAAAGACAACCTCAGCGCTCACTGGTTCGTCGGTCAAGGAAGTCAGGTTGCACCCGTCGGCTCGCAGCTCCTCGCTTACTACGAAGTCGCACCCATTCACGTACAAAACATCGCTATCGTCTACAACCGCGTCATCTCGTCCAGCATCTCCAACCAGGTTCTCGCCGGAGTCAACTACTTCAATCAGGTTTTCAACGACAACCAGACCGGACAGGATGTTCAAAGCCTCGGTTTCATCACTGGCGCCACCTTCCCGAACGCTCCGAACATCACCATCGGCAGGCCCGCCACCACAGGCGGTGGCACAAGCGCCGCAAGCAGCAACTTCGACCCCGTCGGCCTGACTCCTCCCGAGGGTCGCAACGACATCACAGGTCACCTCACCGACCAGCTCTCCTGGACCAAAGGAAAACACCAGATGCGCTTCGGCGGAGAATACCGTCAGGCACAGTTGGATGAGTTCTATCATCGCCATGCAACCGGCAGTTTCACCTTCGATGGAACTCAGACGACTGCGGTCGCTACCCAAAGAAATGGCGGCAACGCGCCGACACCGAATCCAGATGGTCTGGACGGATACCGCTACTCCCTCGCCGACTTTTTGGCTGGGACAACCTCCGCCGCCAGCATCACCATCGGCGACCCCGAGCGTCAGGTCTTCGTCAACACCTGGTTCCTCAACGCCGGCGATTCATGGCAACTCTCGCCAAAGCTGAACGTCAACTACGGAATCCGTTACGACTACGAAGGTCCACTCCACAACTCGAACAAGGATATGTCCGTTTTCCGTCCAGGCCTGACCGCCACCAACGGCCTCGCATTCCAGGGCAGCGAAATCGACTCTCTTTATCCCAAGTACTACAAGAACTTCAGCCCGCGCGTCGGCCTCAGCTATGCTCTCGATTCCAACACCGTCATTCGTGCAGGCTACGGATGGTACGCTGACACCCCAAACCTCAATCCCTTCCTCGACAATCGCCCCGGCAATCAGGCTCCCAACGGCGTCGAAGGCAATCCCGGCGGCGCAAGCCCTGTCTACTCTGTCTCAGCTGCAAATGGCGGATCAAACACAACCATTGTGCAGGGAGTCCCCATCTTTCCGTCCTCGGTTGGCTATCCGTGCAAACCAACTTCGCCCTGCGGCGTCTTCTCCGTCAACCCCAACTTCCGCCCCTCCTACAACGAGAACTACAACGTCAACCTCGAGCACACTCTGGCACCCAGCGTAATCTTTCAACTGGGTTATGTAGGCTCGTCAGCCCGTCATCTCCTCAGCCTCCTCGACATCAACCAGGCCACTCCCGGCGTCTATGTAAGTGACCCGCCAACGCTCCCAAATGCTGAGTCCGCTGACTTCAAACGCCAGCAACATCGTCCCTTCTACAGCCAATACGGCCAGTACGGAAACATCAACCAGATCGAAAGCATCGGCACCGCAAACTACAACTCGCTTCAAGCACAAATTCGCATCACCAACTGGCATCACTTCTCCACACAAACCATCTACACCTGGTCTCACGCCCTTGACGAAGTCAGCGCCTACCGCGGCGCTCTCCCTCAAGACAGCACCAACTTCAAAGGGGACTACGGCAACTCAGACTTCGACACCCGGAACACCTTCGTCAGCTTCATGAGCTACGAAGTTCCTGGCTCGCAGCATCTGAAAGGCCTCACCGGTGGCTGGCAGGTCAACGGTCTGCTCTCCTTCCATGGTGGCCAGCCTTTCACCGTTCACGCCTCCGGGGACCTCAGCGGAACCAACGAAGGCAACGACCGCGCAGTTCAAATTGCTCCCGCGCGCGTCGGCTATCAAGGCCAGTCCACAACCGCGAACTGGATCGACCTCAGCGCGTTCCAGGATCCCACTCCGGGCACCTTCGGCACCGTTCGCCGCAACTCCTTCTACGCTCCCGGCTACAGTGACGTCGATCTCTCCGTCTTCAAAAACACGAGAATCGGCGAGCGGCTCACCATCCAGTTACGCGCAGAGATGTTCAACCTCCTCAACCGGAATAACTTCGCTCCTCCTTCCCCCTCCGTCGGCGGCAGCTCACAACTCAGCGACACCATCGGCGACTACAACGGCGCACCCGGCATCGGCGCTGGCGAAGCCTTCAACACACAATTCGGTGGAAAGATCATCTTCTAA
- a CDS encoding phosphoketolase family protein gives MSNVSKELVKDKSQGGKPLSADELRKMDAYWRACNYLCVGMLYLRANPLLREPLKPEHIKNRLLGHWGSDPGQTFVWVHLNRLIKKYDLDLIYLSGPGHGAPATLSNSYLEGVYSEVYPDKSEDISGMQKFFKQFSFPGGIGSHCTPETPGSIHEGGELGYSLSHGFGAAFDNPDLIVTVVVGDGEAETGPMATSWHSNKFLNPVRDGAVLPILHLNGYKIANPTVLARISPEELAWMFKGYGWEPHVVEGDDPATMHQLMAGVMEDCVKEIRAIQKKARSARKGTEPERPRWPMIILRSPKGWTCPKEIDGHKLEGSWRAHQMPVLDPVTNPKHLKLVEKWMKSYKPEELFDESGKLIAELREMAPVGQRRITANPHANGGLLRKPMELPDFRDYAVNVEKPGQVEVPPTDVLAHFLRDAMKRNMTSFRVFGPDETASNKLQAIYEGSHGKTWMAKLLPEDADGGDLSREGRVMEILSEHTLEGWFEGYVLTGRHGFFSTYESFVHIIDSMFNQHAKWLEKSKLELRWRAPISSINLLITSLVWRQDHNGFTHQDPGFLDVVTNKSPEVTRIYLPPDANCLLSVGDHCLRSSNYVNVIVADKAPHLQYLNMEDAITHCTKGIGIWDFASSDAGDEPDVVIACAGDIPTEEALAAVAILRERCADVKIRFVNVVDLFRLMPETEHPHGLSEREFDSLFTKDKPVIFNFHAYASLVHKLTYKRTNHENFHVRGYKEKGNINTPLELAILNQIDRFDLAIDVIDRVPRLQMTAAHTKEWLKGQIIEAVNYAHENGIDSKEIREWKWPL, from the coding sequence ATGAGCAATGTTTCCAAGGAGTTGGTTAAAGATAAGAGTCAGGGTGGTAAGCCGCTTTCGGCTGACGAGCTGCGAAAGATGGATGCCTATTGGCGCGCCTGTAACTATCTTTGTGTGGGAATGCTCTATCTGCGGGCGAATCCGTTGTTGCGGGAGCCTTTGAAACCGGAGCACATTAAGAATCGGTTGCTTGGGCATTGGGGGTCGGACCCTGGGCAGACGTTTGTGTGGGTGCATTTGAACCGGCTGATTAAGAAGTACGATCTGGATTTGATTTACCTGTCGGGGCCGGGTCACGGGGCGCCTGCGACTCTGTCGAATAGCTATCTGGAGGGTGTTTATTCGGAGGTGTATCCGGATAAGAGCGAAGACATTTCGGGAATGCAGAAGTTCTTTAAACAGTTTTCGTTTCCCGGGGGTATTGGGAGTCACTGCACGCCGGAGACGCCGGGGTCGATCCATGAGGGCGGCGAGCTTGGGTATAGCTTGTCGCATGGGTTTGGTGCGGCGTTCGATAATCCTGATTTGATTGTGACCGTGGTTGTGGGAGATGGAGAGGCCGAGACCGGGCCGATGGCCACGTCGTGGCATTCGAATAAATTTCTGAATCCTGTGCGGGATGGTGCGGTGCTGCCAATACTGCACCTTAACGGTTACAAAATTGCGAATCCGACGGTGTTGGCGCGTATTTCGCCTGAAGAGCTGGCGTGGATGTTCAAAGGATATGGCTGGGAGCCGCATGTCGTCGAAGGAGATGATCCGGCGACGATGCATCAGTTGATGGCGGGGGTGATGGAGGATTGCGTGAAGGAGATTCGCGCGATTCAGAAGAAGGCCAGGAGTGCGCGTAAGGGGACAGAGCCTGAGCGACCACGATGGCCAATGATTATTCTGCGCTCGCCGAAGGGATGGACTTGCCCGAAGGAGATTGATGGGCACAAGCTGGAGGGCTCGTGGCGAGCGCACCAGATGCCGGTTCTCGATCCGGTGACGAATCCGAAGCACTTGAAGCTGGTTGAGAAGTGGATGAAGAGCTATAAGCCTGAGGAGTTGTTCGATGAATCGGGCAAGCTGATCGCGGAGTTGAGGGAGATGGCTCCTGTCGGGCAACGAAGGATCACTGCGAATCCGCACGCGAATGGCGGACTGCTGCGAAAACCGATGGAGCTGCCGGACTTTCGCGACTATGCGGTAAACGTGGAGAAGCCGGGCCAGGTCGAGGTTCCGCCGACGGATGTGTTGGCGCATTTCTTGCGTGATGCGATGAAGAGGAACATGACGAGCTTTCGCGTGTTTGGGCCGGATGAGACGGCGTCGAATAAGCTGCAGGCGATTTATGAAGGGAGCCACGGGAAGACATGGATGGCGAAGCTGCTGCCGGAGGATGCGGACGGTGGAGACCTCTCGCGTGAGGGCCGCGTGATGGAGATTTTGAGCGAGCATACGCTGGAAGGCTGGTTCGAAGGCTATGTGCTGACGGGGCGGCATGGCTTCTTTTCGACGTATGAATCGTTTGTGCACATCATCGATTCGATGTTCAACCAGCATGCGAAGTGGCTGGAGAAGAGCAAGCTGGAGCTGAGATGGCGGGCGCCGATTTCGTCGATCAATCTGCTGATTACTTCGCTGGTGTGGCGGCAGGATCACAATGGATTTACGCATCAGGACCCGGGATTTCTGGATGTGGTGACGAATAAGAGTCCGGAGGTGACGAGGATCTATCTGCCGCCGGATGCGAACTGCTTGTTGAGTGTTGGGGATCACTGTCTGCGCAGTTCAAACTACGTGAATGTGATCGTCGCGGATAAGGCACCGCATCTGCAGTATCTGAATATGGAGGATGCGATAACGCACTGCACGAAGGGGATCGGGATCTGGGACTTCGCGAGCAGCGATGCGGGGGATGAGCCGGATGTGGTGATTGCTTGTGCCGGGGATATTCCGACGGAGGAGGCGTTGGCTGCGGTTGCGATTCTGCGGGAGCGATGTGCGGATGTGAAGATTCGGTTTGTGAACGTGGTGGATCTCTTTCGGTTGATGCCGGAGACGGAGCATCCGCATGGGCTTTCGGAGAGGGAGTTCGATAGCCTGTTTACGAAGGATAAGCCGGTGATCTTCAACTTCCATGCCTATGCTTCGCTGGTTCATAAGTTGACGTATAAGCGGACGAATCATGAGAACTTTCATGTGCGCGGGTACAAGGAGAAGGGGAATATCAATACTCCGTTGGAGCTGGCAATTCTGAATCAGATCGATCGGTTTGACCTGGCGATCGATGTGATCGATCGAGTGCCGCGGCTGCAGATGACGGCGGCGCATACGAAGGAGTGGCTGAAGGGGCAGATTATCGAAGCGGTGAACTACGCGCATGAGAACGGGATTGATAGCAAGGAGATTCGGGAGTGGAAGTGGCCTTTGTAG
- a CDS encoding acetate/propionate family kinase encodes MHILVINSGSSSIKFSLFEAEGEETRSLFEGEVTGIGGAKGSFKFRDAGGRDLSGGRSEVKAQTAVEAIGLVVGAVSGEGLPRVDAVGYRVVHPGAKLDRHQRITGEVLKDLEEAVVFAPLHDPAVIEVIKDMMAKFPSVAHYACFDTVFHQTMPQAATTYPIPVEYRERGVRRYGFHGLSCESIVQQLRAEKEISFPKRMAIAHLGSGCSVTALVDGCSIDTTMGLTPTGGVVMGTRPGDLDPGLVLYLLRQRKGDQVGALEKMLNHDAGMVALSGMPNDMKAVREAVAKGDARAGLAAEIFTRSVKKALGGFLALMGGIDAIVFAGGIGEHDARSRAEILAGMDGLGISINSELNEAKGNAVRRISASDSAAAVLVVPAKEDWMIAIHVHQMAQSSK; translated from the coding sequence GTGCACATACTCGTTATCAATAGCGGATCTTCGTCGATAAAGTTTTCCCTGTTTGAAGCTGAGGGGGAGGAGACCCGGTCGCTGTTTGAGGGTGAGGTGACCGGCATTGGCGGGGCCAAGGGGAGTTTTAAGTTTCGCGACGCTGGTGGGCGGGATTTAAGTGGCGGCCGCAGCGAGGTAAAGGCCCAGACGGCGGTGGAGGCGATTGGACTGGTGGTTGGAGCGGTGAGTGGGGAGGGTCTGCCGAGGGTGGACGCGGTGGGATATCGCGTCGTGCATCCGGGAGCGAAGCTGGATCGGCATCAGCGGATTACCGGGGAGGTGCTGAAGGATCTGGAGGAGGCGGTGGTGTTTGCGCCGCTGCATGATCCTGCGGTGATTGAGGTGATCAAGGACATGATGGCGAAGTTTCCGAGTGTGGCCCACTACGCCTGCTTTGACACGGTGTTTCACCAGACGATGCCTCAGGCCGCGACGACGTATCCGATTCCGGTGGAGTATCGCGAGCGGGGAGTTCGGCGGTATGGATTTCATGGCTTGAGCTGCGAGTCGATTGTGCAGCAGCTGCGAGCGGAGAAGGAGATTTCGTTTCCGAAGCGGATGGCGATTGCGCACCTGGGGAGCGGGTGCAGCGTTACGGCATTGGTGGATGGATGCTCGATCGACACGACGATGGGGCTTACGCCGACGGGTGGCGTGGTGATGGGGACTCGGCCGGGAGATCTCGATCCGGGGCTGGTGCTTTATCTGTTGCGGCAGAGGAAGGGCGACCAGGTAGGGGCGTTGGAGAAGATGCTGAACCATGATGCGGGGATGGTGGCGCTTTCGGGGATGCCGAACGATATGAAGGCTGTGCGGGAGGCCGTGGCGAAGGGCGATGCACGGGCAGGTCTGGCGGCGGAGATTTTTACGCGGAGTGTGAAGAAGGCGTTGGGGGGCTTTCTTGCGCTGATGGGTGGGATCGATGCGATCGTGTTTGCGGGTGGAATCGGGGAGCATGATGCGCGGTCGCGCGCGGAGATACTGGCTGGAATGGACGGATTGGGCATTTCTATTAATTCTGAGTTGAACGAGGCCAAGGGCAACGCTGTCAGACGGATAAGCGCATCTGACTCAGCAGCGGCCGTGCTTGTTGTCCCGGCTAAAGAGGATTGGATGATCGCGATTCATGTTCATCAAATGGCTCAATCTTCCAAATAG
- a CDS encoding glutamine--fructose-6-phosphate aminotransferase, translated as MCGIVGYIGPQSVVPVIIEGLRRLEYRGYDSAGIAVAGGPNGLELRRAPGKLRNLETVIHDSPIDGTFGIGHTRWATHGRPTEENAHPHRDGSGTLVVVHNGIVENYLALKKELIAKGHKFVSETDTEIIAHLIQDAFEGGRPQYIDGRPQSDSPYAGTDSANESEAVVTALNPDGSRPAMSLEEAVRRAVKRITGAFAIGVLSALEPNKLVAARMGPPAVIGIGDGEFFLASDVPGILHHTRNIHFLADGELAILTKEGVSLTDFQGAALPLKVQRITWDPIQAEKAGYKHFMLKEINEQPRAIRDTTLGRVSLDTGKVFLEAMQLTDDDLRNASQITIAACGTSWHAGLAGKFMIERLARLPVEVDYASEYRYRDPIADPRAIGLLITQSGETADTLAAQAELIAKGSKTLAICNVVGAAITRKAQGTLTTNAGPEIGVASTKAFTAQLTALFVLALHLAQVRGTISDEESLHLVTELSKLPGKLASLLNINSPDAPGSSEGVAAPTRLSQNAGHNKNVSFRPEAQSDLSGLTQNVSSRPERSGVEGPPHFATDRRSTTRQPLSAQCEELARLFHTSDDFLFLGRGIHYPIALEGALKLKEISYIHAEGYPAGEMKHGPNALIDESLPVVCIATKDPNDPSSVLKYEKTLSNIQEVTARSGRVIAIAIEGDTEISQLVEQTIYIPQAPELLLPILEVVPLQLLAYHIAVRRGCDVDQPRNLAKSVTVE; from the coding sequence ATGTGTGGAATCGTTGGATACATTGGTCCGCAGTCTGTCGTCCCCGTCATCATTGAAGGTCTTCGCCGCCTCGAGTACCGCGGTTACGACTCCGCCGGCATCGCTGTAGCCGGAGGCCCCAACGGCCTCGAACTCCGCCGCGCCCCCGGCAAGCTCCGCAACCTCGAAACCGTCATCCACGACTCCCCCATCGACGGCACCTTCGGCATCGGCCACACCCGCTGGGCCACCCACGGCCGCCCCACCGAAGAGAACGCCCACCCCCACCGCGACGGCTCCGGAACCCTCGTCGTCGTCCACAACGGCATCGTCGAAAACTACCTCGCCCTCAAAAAAGAGCTCATCGCCAAAGGCCACAAGTTCGTCTCCGAGACCGACACCGAGATCATCGCCCACCTCATCCAGGACGCCTTCGAAGGCGGCCGCCCTCAATATATAGACGGCCGCCCGCAGTCCGACAGCCCCTACGCCGGCACCGACTCCGCCAACGAGTCCGAGGCCGTAGTCACCGCCCTCAACCCCGACGGCTCCCGCCCCGCCATGTCCCTCGAAGAAGCCGTGCGCCGCGCCGTCAAGCGCATCACCGGAGCCTTCGCCATCGGTGTCCTCTCCGCGCTGGAGCCCAACAAGCTCGTCGCCGCCCGCATGGGCCCGCCCGCCGTCATCGGCATCGGCGACGGCGAATTCTTCCTCGCCTCCGACGTCCCCGGCATCCTCCACCACACCCGCAACATCCACTTCCTCGCCGACGGCGAACTAGCCATCCTAACCAAAGAAGGCGTCTCGCTGACGGATTTTCAAGGCGCAGCCTTGCCGTTAAAAGTCCAGCGCATCACCTGGGACCCCATCCAGGCCGAAAAGGCCGGCTACAAGCACTTCATGCTCAAGGAAATTAACGAGCAGCCCCGCGCCATCCGCGACACCACCCTCGGCCGCGTCTCCCTCGACACCGGAAAAGTCTTCCTCGAAGCCATGCAGCTCACCGACGACGACCTCCGCAACGCCAGCCAGATCACCATCGCCGCCTGCGGAACCTCCTGGCACGCTGGCCTCGCCGGCAAGTTCATGATCGAGCGCCTCGCCCGCCTCCCCGTCGAAGTCGATTACGCCTCCGAGTACCGCTACCGCGACCCCATCGCCGACCCTCGCGCCATCGGCCTCCTCATCACCCAGTCCGGCGAAACCGCCGACACCCTCGCCGCCCAGGCCGAGCTCATCGCCAAAGGATCCAAAACCCTCGCCATCTGCAACGTCGTCGGCGCCGCCATCACCCGCAAAGCCCAGGGCACCCTCACCACCAACGCCGGCCCCGAGATCGGCGTCGCCTCCACCAAGGCCTTCACCGCCCAGCTCACCGCCCTCTTCGTCCTCGCCCTCCACCTCGCCCAGGTCCGCGGCACCATCTCCGACGAAGAATCCCTCCACCTCGTCACCGAGCTCTCCAAACTCCCCGGCAAGCTCGCCTCCCTGCTCAACATCAACTCACCCGACGCCCCCGGCTCCTCCGAAGGCGTCGCCGCCCCCACCCGCCTCTCCCAAAATGCTGGTCATAACAAAAATGTGTCATTTCGACCGGAGGCGCAAAGCGACCTCTCTGGCCTTACCCAAAATGTGTCATCCCGACCGGAGCGGAGTGGAGTGGAGGGACCCCCGCATTTTGCAACTGACCGCCGCTCCACCACGCGCCAGCCCCTCTCCGCCCAGTGCGAAGAGCTAGCCCGCCTCTTCCACACCTCCGACGACTTCCTCTTCCTCGGCCGCGGCATCCACTACCCCATCGCCCTCGAAGGCGCACTCAAGCTCAAGGAGATCTCCTACATCCACGCCGAAGGCTACCCCGCCGGCGAGATGAAGCACGGCCCCAACGCCCTCATCGACGAATCCCTCCCCGTCGTCTGCATCGCCACCAAGGACCCCAACGATCCCTCCAGCGTCCTCAAGTACGAAAAAACCCTCAGCAACATACAAGAGGTCACCGCCCGCTCTGGCCGCGTCATCGCCATCGCCATCGAAGGCGACACCGAGATCAGCCAGCTCGTCGAGCAGACCATCTACATCCCCCAGGCCCCCGAACTACTCCTACCCATCCTCGAAGTAGTCCCCCTCCAACTCCTCGCCTACCACATAGCCGTACGCCGAGGCTGCGACGTAGACCAACCCAGAAATCTAGCGAAAAGCGTAACCGTAGAGTAG
- a CDS encoding transposase, which produces MPLGLERRQNTGQLHFITFSCYYRLPYLESAKSKDILEQVIERTRRSHNFTIYAYVLMPEHVHLLLSEPERHQLSSTIRVLKGESSKLLKGTGERSWQPRTGGPYIKPPTPLGAPFMQSHRMRGHSCESTNRSNKMLFAA; this is translated from the coding sequence ATGCCCTTAGGCCTAGAACGACGCCAGAACACAGGACAACTCCACTTCATCACCTTCAGCTGCTACTACCGTCTTCCCTACCTCGAATCCGCCAAATCCAAAGACATCCTCGAACAAGTCATCGAACGAACCCGCCGCTCCCATAACTTCACCATCTACGCCTACGTCCTCATGCCCGAGCACGTCCATCTCCTCCTCAGCGAACCCGAGCGCCACCAACTCTCTTCCACCATCCGAGTACTCAAAGGAGAATCTTCCAAGCTACTCAAAGGCACCGGCGAACGATCCTGGCAGCCCCGGACGGGTGGCCCATACATAAAACCACCCACACCCTTGGGTGCCCCATTCATGCAGTCTCACCGCATGAGGGGGCATTCGTGCGAAAGCACGAACCGCTCCAACAAAATGCTATTCGCCGCCTGA
- a CDS encoding DUF3617 domain-containing protein encodes MNPGPTIRTLTLCAALLFLSVSALTAQVADLPIKPGLWNTQVVVKMGADDKDTQPISQQACFSAGSTISGYLTAITKSHPDIKCTVANKVQTGHHLVFDTICTSPTVSSKSHHDFDLADPGHFSGSSHTAMTGSMQGHPINMEMDKTFTGTFLSSDCGTVKPLDLAPALAPAKP; translated from the coding sequence ATGAACCCTGGGCCCACCATCCGAACCCTCACCCTCTGCGCCGCACTCCTCTTCCTCAGCGTCTCCGCGCTCACCGCTCAGGTCGCAGACCTCCCCATCAAGCCCGGCCTCTGGAACACCCAGGTCGTCGTCAAAATGGGAGCCGACGACAAAGATACTCAGCCCATCTCGCAGCAGGCATGCTTCTCCGCCGGAAGCACCATCAGCGGCTACCTCACAGCGATCACCAAATCGCATCCCGACATCAAGTGCACCGTCGCCAACAAGGTCCAGACCGGCCACCATCTCGTCTTCGACACCATCTGCACCAGCCCCACCGTCTCCTCGAAATCCCACCACGACTTCGACCTCGCCGACCCCGGCCACTTCTCCGGCTCCAGTCACACCGCCATGACCGGTTCCATGCAAGGCCACCCCATCAACATGGAGATGGACAAGACCTTCACCGGAACCTTCCTGTCCTCAGACTGCGGCACCGTAAAGCCCCTGGATCTTGCCCCCGCCCTCGCCCCCGCCAAGCCCTGA